The following nucleotide sequence is from Plasmodium reichenowi strain SY57 chromosome Unknown, whole genome shotgun sequence.
gatatattatcatattttaatttatttattattttataatctTGTTGTAATTTTTCtctatttatatcttttaatttttttttattacatgGTATATTGaccatattattattattattattattattattgtcattgttattattattgttgtgctttttatttatggtgttgtcattatataatgtacttttataattaattaaaccctttttcttatttttctttattttgtCTATATCATTAAGTGAATTGTATTTTCCAAAGGTTGATGTGAATCCTTCCCTAGGTTTATCAAaagatttattttttaagatattatttctttctaTCTTATCATTAATTTTGACACgattcattttattattattattattatttgaaagAAGATTATTTGATTTGATAACAACATTTTCTATACTAGATGCATTCATTTCACTTCCCTTTGAATCTAATACACTAATTCTTTCTGTATTTGTATCATCGTCGTCATTTATACATGtagatttatttttaaaattctTAACTCTTGATGAATATCTTAATGTATTCAATGTTTGCTCACAACAACTAATTGTAGGAGAAATATTAGCTATCATAATACTTTTAGATTTCCCTACAAATATATCTCTTAAAACCTTAGTTAATTCTGAATCTCTAAAAGGTATATGGTTTTTATCTGAATCCATAGCTCTAATACATTCTTTTAAGGCTAATAAAGATCTATTAATATTAGCTCCATCGGTTTGTGTTTGTTTATTTTGTGAAATTGTATCAGCTCCTCTTTCACTTCCAGCTAAATCAATGAAAGCAATTTTTCCAAGTGAcgtatttttatttatatcttttaaatcaatatttaatatagCATGTGATCTAGATGATTCATCGTTTTGTGAGTTAACACCaatttttcttaataaAACACCATctatcatttttaatattaattcttcttttgttaatactcttaatatttttaaatctTTTACTACAActtctttttttccattttcTAATGCTGCTACCATCTTACGTTTTTgtaataaatcatataatttacCACAATAAATTTcataaaatgatataaatattcctttcgtattatctttatcataaatatttaaaaagttAAATATATCTCCTGCTGCGTATTGAAATATACCAGGTGTATCACTCTGACCATAGGGTTGTGAACCTAACATCGTATAAGTCTTCCCGCTACCTGTTTGACCATAAGCAAAACAAGAACATACACAGCTATTCTCAAATAAATCTATTATTAATGGTTTTATTGTATTTTCATATACTGTGAAATTATCAACCGTATCATCAAAAACCTTATCTACAATAAATTCATGTCTTTCTATATATTTCGTCATGTCCACTTTATATCTTGGTTCATCTATATAAAGCGTACAATTGTTTTTTACTGTGATTATATcactttcttttttcttcttttctAATTCGCTCAGTGGTCTCTTCCTTACCAcaacttttattttactgttcatatttttacttctcacttttattttattaccAAGATTTACGCTTTTCTGAGGATAGACTTCACTCTAcacgaaaaaaaaaattaaaatgaaaatattcatatatatatatatatatatatatatatatatatatatatatatatagatagatagatagatatatttatgtgtaCAATGTTTATAccataatatatgttacCAAACACACATGTTGCTACcaatcatattatata
It contains:
- a CDS encoding kinesin-13, putative, with the translated sequence MQQKRQSFIKKKSEVYPQKSVNLGNKIKVRSKNMNSKIKVVVRKRPLSELEKKKKESDIITVKNNCTLYIDEPRYKVDMTKYIERHEFIVDKVFDDTVDNFTVYENTIKPLIIDLFENSCVCSCFAYGQTGSGKTYTMLGSQPYGQSDTPGIFQYAAGDIFNFLNIYDKDNTKGIFISFYEIYCGKLYDLLQKRKMVAALENGKKEVVVKDLKILRVLTKEELILKMIDGVLLRKIGVNSQNDESSRSHAILNIDLKDINKNTSLGKIAFIDLAGSERGADTISQNKQTQTDGANINRSLLALKECIRAMDSDKNHIPFRDSELTKVLRDIFVGKSKSIMIANISPTISCCEQTLNTLRYSSRVKNFKNKSTCINDDDDTNTERISVLDSKGSEMNASSIENVVIKSNNLLSNNNNNNKMNRVKINDKIERNNILKNKSFDKPREGFTSTFGKYNSLNDIDKIKKNKKKGLINYKSTLYNDNTINKKHNNNNNNDNNNNNNNNNMVNIPCNKKKLKDINREKLQQDYKIINKLKYDNIS